In one Pseudomonas sp. MM211 genomic region, the following are encoded:
- the rpe gene encoding ribulose-phosphate 3-epimerase produces MQPFAIAPSILSADFARLGEEVDNVLAAGADIVHFDVMDNHYVPNLTIGPMVCTALRKYGVTAPIDVHLMVSPVDRIIGDFLEAGASYITFHPEASLHVDRSLQLIKDGGAKCGLVFNPATSLDVLKYVMDKVDMILLMSVNPGFGGQKFIPGTLDKLREARALIDASGRDIRLEIDGGVSAKNIREIAEAGADTFVAGSAIFNQPDYKTVIDAMRAELAQVRG; encoded by the coding sequence ATGCAACCCTTCGCCATCGCCCCGTCGATCCTTTCCGCCGATTTCGCCCGTCTGGGTGAGGAAGTGGACAACGTACTCGCCGCCGGGGCGGACATCGTCCATTTCGATGTCATGGATAACCACTACGTGCCCAACCTGACCATCGGCCCGATGGTCTGCACGGCGCTGCGCAAGTACGGCGTTACCGCGCCCATCGACGTGCACCTGATGGTCAGCCCGGTGGATCGCATCATCGGTGACTTCCTCGAAGCCGGTGCCAGCTACATCACCTTCCACCCCGAAGCCAGCCTGCACGTCGACCGCTCCCTGCAGTTGATCAAGGATGGCGGCGCCAAGTGCGGCCTGGTGTTCAATCCGGCGACTTCGCTGGACGTACTGAAGTACGTGATGGACAAGGTCGACATGATCCTGCTGATGAGCGTCAACCCCGGTTTCGGTGGCCAGAAGTTCATCCCCGGCACCCTCGATAAACTGCGTGAAGCCCGCGCCCTGATCGACGCCAGCGGCCGTGATATCCGTCTGGAGATCGATGGTGGCGTCAGCGCCAAGAATATCCGCGAGATCGCCGAAGCGGGCGCCGACACCTTCGTCGCCGGCTCGGCGATCTTCAACCAGCCGGACTACAAAACCGTGATCGACGCCATGCGTGCCGAGCTGGCCCAGGTGCGTGGATGA